One genomic segment of Clostridium saccharoperbutylacetonicum N1-4(HMT) includes these proteins:
- the fliP gene encoding flagellar type III secretion system pore protein FliP (The bacterial flagellar biogenesis protein FliP forms a type III secretion system (T3SS)-type pore required for flagellar assembly.) has translation MKNNKRKIAFVFMMAIGIIMFSTVHAYAAPSNTNMPQLNISLGNQNGTPQDYAASIKILIFLTIVSLLPSIVIMMTSFTRIVVVFSFLKSAMGVQQAVPNQILTGLAIFLTLFIMRPVYTQINTNAIQPYLDNKITQEQAYEEASKPLKEFMLKETRQDDLKLFVDISGVDANNITRENVAFTSLIPAFAISELKTAFTIGFLIYLPFIVIDMVVASVLMSMGMFMLPPTMVSLPFKLILFVMVDGWLLLTKSLIQSFM, from the coding sequence ATGAAAAATAATAAAAGAAAAATAGCATTTGTTTTTATGATGGCTATTGGAATAATAATGTTTTCAACTGTACATGCATATGCTGCTCCGAGTAATACTAATATGCCACAATTAAATATTTCTCTTGGAAATCAAAATGGTACTCCACAAGATTATGCTGCTAGTATAAAGATATTAATATTTTTAACAATTGTATCATTACTACCTTCAATTGTTATAATGATGACATCTTTTACTAGAATAGTCGTGGTATTTTCGTTTCTTAAAAGTGCAATGGGAGTGCAGCAGGCAGTTCCAAATCAAATATTAACAGGGCTTGCAATATTTTTGACCTTGTTTATTATGAGACCTGTATATACTCAAATAAACACAAATGCAATACAACCTTATTTAGATAATAAAATAACACAAGAACAAGCCTATGAAGAGGCATCAAAACCATTAAAGGAATTTATGTTAAAAGAAACTAGACAAGATGATTTGAAATTATTTGTAGATATTAGTGGTGTGGATGCAAATAATATAACAAGAGAAAATGTAGCATTTACAAGTTTGATTCCAGCTTTTGCTATTAGTGAATTAAAAACAGCATTTACAATAGGATTTTTGATTTATTTACCATTTATAGTTATTGATATGGTAGTAGCCAGTGTTTTAATGTCTATGGGTATGTTTATGCTTCCTCCTACAATGGTATCTTTACCGTTTAAATTAATACTATTTGTTATGGTAGATGGATGGCTTTTATTAACTAAATCACTAATACAGAGTTTTATGTGA
- a CDS encoding flagellar biosynthetic protein FliO: protein MDFELFKSLGQLIFALGVTFGLMFLSFKVMGSKYNVINNNKYIKVIDRVQITKENSILIVKIGEKGYIMTSTAGHMEKLSELSEDEIKNIEENKKKSNEEIIKNYKQAGLKFKGMISKTIKNIGSKEEKHEK from the coding sequence ATGGATTTTGAATTATTTAAATCATTGGGACAACTTATTTTTGCATTGGGAGTTACTTTTGGTTTAATGTTTTTAAGTTTTAAAGTTATGGGCTCAAAATATAATGTTATTAATAATAATAAATATATAAAAGTTATAGATCGAGTCCAGATTACAAAAGAAAATTCCATATTGATAGTTAAAATAGGAGAAAAAGGATACATAATGACTAGTACAGCAGGACATATGGAAAAGCTATCAGAACTATCAGAAGATGAAATTAAAAACATTGAAGAAAATAAGAAGAAGTCCAATGAGGAAATAATTAAAAATTACAAGCAGGCAGGGCTTAAATTTAAAGGGATGATTTCAAAGACAATTAAGAATATAGGATCAAAGGAAGAGAAGCATGAAAAATAA
- a CDS encoding fused FliR family export protein/FlhB family type III secretion system protein: MVDIAYFLALFLLVLRLTSYFIAVQVFFPTGTPEIMKGVFSLILAFGMMSGIDYSTVNAINSSYILIIYAVSEITTGLILGYITSLVFHAAKLAGEWMDIHAGFSMISVIDPTSQSSSTLLGNFSHFVAVAFFFIIDGHHIVINMLVESTKIVPIGKTIVYQETLMGVMQTISTFFTLGIKIAIPVVLIIVMTDVCLGLISRTVPTIPIMIFGVPIKNLLGLITYTILLPLMLKLLGTAIYNLPSIFREIVNLIPAVPLMLIFAADDKTEEATPKKQGEAKKKGQIARSKDVSVAITMIICTAVISASWGVLTSGFKDVIIYFFRFPMLENFNEISLSYIVTTVAMKTASYLFPFIFPLMIGGIVASLLQTGIVFTPVALKFSLGKMNIFSGFKNMFSKRSMVSMLKNIVVVTIVSIISYKYLAGNYQNILGISNLYLPSLSDEVKNLVVGVFKQICIVLVVIAAIDYYIQKKMYKKDMKMSKQEVKDEYKNAEGDPVIKGKIKQKQREVAMRRMMSSVPDATVVITNPTHLAIALKYEEGKDMEAPKVVAKGADYVAFKIKNVAKENNVPIIENKPLARLMYDRVEIGEDIPKDMYQAVAEVLVVVMKLKK, encoded by the coding sequence TTGGTAGATATAGCCTACTTTCTAGCATTGTTTCTATTAGTTTTGCGGCTAACTTCATATTTTATAGCGGTTCAAGTATTTTTTCCAACTGGAACACCTGAAATTATGAAAGGTGTTTTTTCTTTAATTTTAGCTTTTGGGATGATGTCTGGAATAGATTATTCTACAGTTAATGCTATTAATAGTAGTTATATATTGATAATATATGCTGTAAGTGAAATTACTACGGGCTTAATCTTGGGATATATTACAAGTTTGGTTTTTCATGCTGCTAAGCTAGCAGGAGAATGGATGGATATTCATGCAGGATTTTCAATGATATCAGTAATAGATCCAACAAGTCAAAGTTCATCAACTTTACTGGGAAACTTTTCACACTTTGTTGCAGTAGCATTTTTCTTTATTATTGATGGGCATCATATAGTTATAAATATGTTAGTGGAGAGTACTAAAATAGTTCCTATTGGAAAAACAATTGTATATCAAGAAACTTTAATGGGAGTAATGCAGACAATTTCAACATTTTTTACATTGGGAATAAAAATAGCAATTCCAGTAGTATTAATAATTGTTATGACGGATGTATGTTTGGGGCTGATTTCAAGAACAGTACCAACTATTCCTATTATGATTTTTGGTGTTCCAATAAAAAATTTGCTAGGGTTAATTACATACACTATACTGTTGCCATTAATGCTTAAATTACTAGGTACAGCTATATATAATTTACCAAGTATTTTCCGGGAAATAGTTAATTTGATTCCTGCAGTTCCATTAATGCTTATTTTTGCAGCTGATGACAAAACAGAAGAAGCTACACCAAAGAAACAAGGTGAGGCTAAGAAGAAAGGTCAGATAGCTAGGAGTAAAGATGTTTCTGTTGCAATAACTATGATAATATGTACGGCAGTAATATCTGCTTCGTGGGGAGTATTAACTAGTGGATTTAAGGATGTAATAATTTATTTTTTTAGATTTCCAATGCTGGAAAACTTTAATGAGATTTCTCTTTCTTATATAGTAACTACTGTAGCAATGAAAACAGCAAGTTACTTATTTCCCTTTATTTTTCCTTTAATGATAGGGGGAATTGTGGCAAGTTTGTTACAAACTGGTATTGTTTTTACTCCAGTAGCATTGAAATTTTCATTAGGAAAAATGAATATTTTCTCTGGATTTAAGAATATGTTTTCGAAAAGAAGCATGGTAAGTATGTTAAAGAACATTGTTGTAGTAACAATTGTATCGATAATATCATACAAATACTTAGCAGGAAATTATCAAAATATATTAGGAATTTCAAATCTTTATCTACCTTCTTTGAGTGATGAAGTTAAAAATCTAGTGGTTGGAGTTTTTAAACAAATTTGTATAGTACTTGTTGTAATTGCAGCTATAGATTATTATATTCAAAAGAAAATGTATAAAAAAGATATGAAAATGAGTAAGCAGGAAGTTAAGGATGAATATAAAAATGCAGAAGGAGATCCGGTAATAAAAGGAAAAATTAAGCAGAAGCAAAGAGAAGTAGCAATGAGAAGAATGATGTCTTCTGTTCCAGATGCAACAGTTGTAATAACAAATCCTACTCATTTAGCAATTGCTTTAAAATATGAGGAAGGTAAAGATATGGAAGCTCCGAAAGTAGTGGCTAAGGGAGCCGATTATGTTGCGTTTAAGATAAAGAATGTTGCTAAAGAAAATAATGTTCCGATCATCGAAAATAAACCTTTGGCAAGATTAATGTATGATAGAGTGGAAATAGGCGAAGATATACCTAAGGATATGTATCAAGCTGTTGCAGAAGTTTTAGTTGTAGTAATGAAACTTAAAAAATAA
- a CDS encoding flagellar biosynthetic protein FliQ: MTQTMLTAVVKDTIVTAAKVAAPILIVVLVLGLIISILQASTQIQEQTLTFVPKLIAAAAVGIFLGSWMLETIMSFTHRIFDLISKVIT, translated from the coding sequence ATGACGCAGACAATGCTTACTGCTGTAGTTAAAGATACAATAGTAACAGCAGCAAAAGTAGCTGCACCTATATTGATAGTTGTACTTGTATTAGGTTTGATTATAAGTATATTACAAGCATCAACTCAAATACAAGAACAAACCTTAACTTTTGTACCTAAATTAATTGCAGCAGCTGCAGTGGGAATATTTTTAGGAAGTTGGATGCTTGAAACGATAATGTCTTTTACACATAGGATTTTTGATTTAATATCAAAAGTAATTACATAA
- a CDS encoding MinD/ParA family protein, with the protein MLDQAEALRRLVNEEDEKNSATKIITVTSGKGGVGKSNFVVNLAITLQNQGKKVLIFDADLGMGNDDVLMGLYPKHNIFDIVFTGLEIKDIIVEGTNGVNLIPAGSALNKAQELTEEERKLFLEKLETLDEYDYILMDTGAGVNKDVLSFIAASEELIILTTPEPTSLTDGYSLIKATDHFKLKTTAKIVVNKAFTKEEGEETYKKFDRAVSKFLKINIEYLGCILEDRKLVQSVRQQKPFVVLYPNCDAANDIHNIAMKLMGQEVNSLNGAKGLFKRLFNIFS; encoded by the coding sequence ATGCTAGATCAAGCTGAAGCCTTAAGAAGATTGGTTAATGAAGAGGATGAAAAAAATTCTGCAACTAAAATAATAACTGTGACATCAGGAAAAGGTGGAGTTGGAAAAAGTAATTTTGTTGTAAATTTAGCCATAACTCTTCAAAATCAAGGCAAGAAAGTTCTGATTTTTGATGCTGATTTAGGAATGGGAAATGATGATGTTTTAATGGGATTATATCCTAAACATAATATATTTGATATAGTATTTACTGGACTTGAAATAAAGGATATAATTGTAGAAGGAACTAATGGTGTAAATTTAATTCCAGCTGGATCTGCATTAAATAAAGCTCAAGAGTTAACGGAAGAAGAAAGAAAACTTTTTTTGGAGAAACTTGAAACTTTAGACGAGTATGATTACATTTTAATGGATACAGGTGCAGGGGTTAATAAGGATGTATTATCTTTTATAGCAGCTTCTGAAGAGTTAATTATCTTAACGACTCCTGAACCAACATCTCTAACTGATGGTTACAGTTTAATTAAGGCTACTGATCATTTTAAGCTTAAGACTACAGCAAAAATTGTTGTAAATAAGGCTTTTACAAAGGAAGAAGGAGAAGAAACCTATAAAAAATTTGACAGGGCAGTTAGTAAGTTCTTGAAGATTAATATTGAATACTTAGGATGTATACTGGAAGATAGGAAATTAGTTCAAAGCGTAAGACAACAAAAACCTTTTGTGGTATTATACCCAAATTGCGATGCGGCTAATGATATTCATAATATAGCCATGAAGCTTATGGGCCAAGAAGTTAATTCTTTAAATGGAGCAAAGGGGTTATTTAAAAGACTATTCAATATATTTTCATAG
- a CDS encoding flagellar basal body-associated FliL family protein: MAFGKKNKENDAAENVEKGGKSNRGVMVVLFILGLLVLGAATFGGVYLFMKQSKTVEAQEVVVENAYMDLAEFTVNLADEGGKRYFKGELSLGYDKTKTKFQQELTENQVVIRDDIIFFFKSQKADFINNVANRETMKKELIEAINKDLTKGKITDIRFKSMLVQ; encoded by the coding sequence ATGGCTTTTGGAAAAAAGAATAAAGAAAATGATGCTGCTGAAAATGTTGAAAAGGGCGGTAAAAGTAATAGAGGGGTAATGGTAGTTCTATTTATTTTAGGATTATTAGTTTTAGGTGCTGCAACCTTCGGTGGAGTATATTTGTTTATGAAGCAAAGTAAAACTGTTGAAGCACAAGAAGTTGTGGTAGAAAATGCTTATATGGATTTAGCAGAATTCACGGTTAATTTGGCTGATGAAGGTGGTAAAAGATATTTTAAGGGTGAATTATCTTTAGGATATGATAAAACCAAAACAAAGTTTCAACAAGAATTAACTGAAAATCAAGTAGTTATAAGAGATGATATTATATTTTTCTTTAAGAGTCAAAAAGCTGACTTTATAAATAATGTGGCAAATAGAGAGACTATGAAAAAGGAATTAATTGAAGCTATAAATAAAGATTTAACAAAAGGAAAAATTACAGATATAAGATTCAAAAGTATGTTAGTTCAGTAA
- a CDS encoding flagellar operon protein Flg, with translation MSYRIINGQAYPMGNFAQVDFIQKSKASVNNRNNDESSFKGILENAKAKDTGFTVSKHAALRLNEINFTEDDMKEIEKGFEIAKDKNSKNTVMLYKDVALIASVENKTLITAVEKDRAKDNIFTNIDSVVIL, from the coding sequence ATGAGTTATAGAATAATTAACGGTCAAGCTTATCCTATGGGAAATTTTGCTCAGGTAGATTTTATCCAAAAAAGTAAAGCAAGTGTTAATAATCGAAATAATGATGAATCAAGTTTTAAGGGCATTTTAGAAAATGCTAAGGCAAAAGATACTGGATTTACAGTATCAAAACATGCAGCTTTAAGGCTTAATGAAATTAATTTTACAGAAGATGATATGAAAGAAATAGAAAAAGGGTTTGAAATTGCAAAAGACAAGAATTCTAAAAATACAGTAATGTTATATAAAGATGTAGCGTTAATAGCTAGTGTTGAAAACAAAACTTTAATAACAGCTGTAGAAAAGGATCGAGCAAAGGACAACATATTTACAAATATAGATAGTGTTGTGATATTATAG
- a CDS encoding flagellar FlbD family protein — MINVTGMNHEKFVLNADHIEKIEEVPETIITLTNGRKYIVLESIDEVRNAVMVYKNKIFTLKV, encoded by the coding sequence ATGATAAATGTAACGGGAATGAATCATGAAAAGTTTGTATTGAATGCAGATCATATTGAGAAAATTGAGGAAGTACCTGAAACAATAATAACATTAACGAATGGGAGAAAATACATAGTACTTGAAAGCATTGATGAAGTGAGAAATGCTGTTATGGTATATAAAAATAAAATATTTACATTAAAGGTATAA
- the flhA gene encoding flagellar biosynthesis protein FlhA produces MEFGNKRLNIKDNLDVIIAFAIITIVLMIVIPLPKQLIDLLLALNITISIIIILITMFTTSVLQLSVFPTLLLVTTLFRLALNISSTRLILLDADAGTIITAFGNFVIGGNYVVGIVIFLIIVVIQFMVITAGAGRVSEVAARFTLDAMPGKQMSIDADLNSGLIDEETAKRKRKDLQSEADFYGAMDGASKFVKGDATAGIIITIINIVGGMIIGILGKNMSAATAAQTYTILSVGDGLVSQLPALLISTASGILVTRSGSTETLGDTLSSQLTGFPIATGIASAIMLFLGIVPSMPKIPFFAASLAMGSLTYLLYKDAAVKEMKEIVSEEEEIIQAERKEPENVMNLISVEPMEVEIGYGLIPLADEASGGDLLQRIASVRRQCAIEMGIVVQPIRIRDNLQLRTNEYIIKIRGTMVVSSELMPSMLLCMDPTGENSDIPGIKTVEPTFGLPAVWINKDQREEAEIKGLTVVDPTTVMVTHLTETIKSHSYELLGRQEVKLIVDNAKDKYSAVVEELIPDLLSIGELQKVLQNLLREKVPIKDTVTIMESLADNSKNTRDLEVLTEYVRFALARTICNQVVDENRTITVVTLDPSIEEIVSNNIQKSVQGSFPTVDPETTTNILTGIKNTVESVYFYNNQPIILVSPNIRPVFRKLIEMVFPHIMVLSLNEIPNDVQINSEGVIRI; encoded by the coding sequence TTGGAGTTTGGTAACAAAAGGCTGAATATAAAGGATAATTTGGATGTAATTATAGCATTTGCAATTATTACTATTGTGTTAATGATTGTAATTCCATTACCAAAACAACTTATAGATTTACTTTTAGCTTTAAACATAACAATTTCTATAATTATAATATTGATTACGATGTTTACAACAAGTGTATTACAATTATCCGTTTTCCCAACACTATTGCTGGTTACAACATTGTTTAGGTTAGCGCTTAACATATCTTCTACAAGGTTAATATTGCTCGATGCTGATGCAGGAACAATTATTACCGCCTTTGGAAACTTTGTTATAGGTGGAAATTATGTAGTTGGTATTGTAATATTTTTAATTATAGTCGTAATTCAATTTATGGTTATTACTGCCGGTGCAGGTAGAGTTTCAGAAGTAGCTGCAAGATTTACTCTTGATGCTATGCCTGGTAAGCAAATGAGTATTGATGCTGACTTAAATTCAGGATTAATAGATGAAGAGACAGCAAAGAGAAAAAGAAAAGACCTTCAATCAGAGGCTGATTTTTATGGAGCTATGGATGGTGCATCTAAGTTCGTAAAAGGTGACGCTACAGCCGGAATTATAATTACGATTATAAATATTGTTGGTGGAATGATAATTGGAATACTTGGGAAGAATATGAGTGCTGCTACTGCTGCACAAACATATACTATTTTATCTGTTGGTGATGGTCTTGTAAGTCAACTCCCAGCCTTATTAATATCAACAGCCTCAGGTATTTTGGTAACACGTTCAGGAAGTACAGAAACATTAGGAGATACATTGTCAAGTCAATTAACAGGATTTCCTATAGCAACAGGAATCGCTAGTGCAATAATGTTATTTTTGGGAATTGTGCCTAGTATGCCTAAAATCCCATTTTTTGCAGCTTCTTTAGCAATGGGTTCATTGACATATTTGCTTTATAAAGATGCAGCTGTAAAAGAAATGAAGGAAATTGTATCAGAAGAGGAAGAAATTATACAAGCAGAGCGTAAAGAACCAGAAAATGTTATGAATTTAATTTCTGTAGAGCCAATGGAAGTGGAAATTGGATATGGTCTTATTCCACTTGCAGATGAAGCTTCTGGAGGGGATTTACTTCAAAGAATAGCATCAGTTAGAAGACAATGTGCTATTGAAATGGGAATAGTTGTACAACCTATAAGAATTAGAGATAATCTTCAACTTAGGACTAATGAGTACATAATAAAAATAAGGGGAACTATGGTTGTTTCTTCCGAATTAATGCCAAGCATGTTGCTTTGCATGGATCCTACAGGAGAAAATTCAGATATTCCTGGTATAAAGACTGTTGAACCAACGTTTGGTCTTCCAGCAGTTTGGATAAATAAGGATCAAAGAGAAGAAGCGGAAATTAAAGGATTAACAGTTGTTGATCCAACAACTGTTATGGTAACTCATTTAACTGAAACTATTAAGAGTCATTCTTATGAATTACTTGGCAGACAAGAAGTTAAACTAATTGTGGACAATGCGAAGGATAAATATAGTGCAGTTGTTGAAGAACTTATACCAGACTTATTATCAATTGGTGAGCTTCAAAAAGTATTACAAAATTTACTTAGAGAAAAAGTGCCAATTAAAGATACAGTTACTATAATGGAATCATTAGCAGATAACTCTAAAAATACTAGAGATTTAGAAGTATTAACTGAATATGTTAGATTTGCATTGGCAAGAACTATTTGTAATCAAGTGGTTGATGAGAATAGAACAATTACAGTTGTAACATTAGATCCTAGCATTGAAGAAATAGTATCAAATAATATACAAAAATCTGTTCAAGGTTCATTCCCAACAGTTGACCCAGAAACGACAACTAATATACTTACAGGTATTAAAAATACTGTAGAATCAGTATATTTCTATAATAATCAGCCAATCATATTGGTTTCACCAAATATAAGACCTGTATTTAGAAAATTAATTGAAATGGTATTTCCACATATTATGGTACTTTCATTAAATGAAATACCAAATGATGTTCAAATTAATAGTGAAGGAGTCATAAGAATTTAG
- the flhF gene encoding flagellar biosynthesis protein FlhF, giving the protein MIIKKYLVKDMNEGLTRIRYELGKDAIIISQRKVRRPGIIGLLSKKLIEVTAAVENSTDQEKDNRSFKQDKNYYKQKDEEEEFRNSLESIKKLMQNEMLSSNSNNIIKEEVKAETLFDKILEHNTNVEKETAKSKEENIPQINKADKTKIKAVKSNDEENSSMESIHKEVTELKDLLNKVIKTGTYGEISENLLQERLKDLDIDEALQEDILSVAETMKTEDIDEIEILRDVFERDILVARQNLTGRVVLVGPTGVGKTTTIAKLAGRLALVEKKKVGLITVDTYRIGAIEQLKTYAEIMNIPFKVVITMKEMEEAIEAMKECDVILIDTTGRSSKNAMQISELRAFVQKANPDHVDMVISATTKNSDIKSILKGYAELDFDNIIITKLDETTVYGSLYNIAKLSNKPVSFITIGQNVPDDIMVPTKEKIASFILGEEIIC; this is encoded by the coding sequence ATGATTATTAAAAAATATCTTGTGAAAGACATGAACGAAGGTTTAACTAGAATTAGATACGAATTGGGAAAAGACGCTATTATCATAAGCCAAAGAAAAGTTAGAAGACCCGGAATCATAGGTTTATTATCAAAAAAACTAATAGAAGTTACGGCAGCTGTTGAAAATTCTACAGATCAGGAAAAAGATAATAGGAGTTTTAAACAAGATAAAAATTACTATAAACAAAAGGATGAAGAAGAAGAATTTAGGAATTCTTTAGAAAGCATAAAAAAACTCATGCAGAATGAAATGCTATCCTCTAATAGTAATAATATAATCAAAGAAGAAGTGAAGGCTGAAACATTATTTGATAAAATTTTAGAACATAATACTAATGTTGAAAAAGAAACAGCTAAGAGTAAAGAAGAAAATATACCTCAAATAAACAAAGCTGACAAGACCAAAATAAAAGCTGTAAAAAGTAATGATGAAGAAAATTCAAGTATGGAATCAATACATAAAGAAGTAACTGAATTAAAGGATTTATTAAATAAAGTAATAAAGACAGGTACTTATGGAGAAATTTCAGAAAATCTTCTTCAAGAAAGACTAAAAGATCTAGATATTGATGAAGCGCTTCAAGAGGATATTTTAAGTGTTGCAGAAACAATGAAAACTGAGGATATTGATGAAATAGAAATATTAAGAGATGTATTTGAAAGAGACATATTAGTAGCTAGACAAAATTTAACTGGACGAGTTGTACTAGTTGGACCTACTGGTGTAGGAAAAACTACTACTATAGCAAAGCTTGCAGGAAGATTAGCTCTTGTTGAAAAGAAGAAGGTTGGATTAATTACAGTTGACACCTATAGAATTGGAGCAATTGAACAGCTTAAGACATATGCAGAAATCATGAATATTCCATTTAAAGTAGTAATTACCATGAAAGAAATGGAAGAAGCAATAGAAGCTATGAAGGAATGTGATGTCATTCTTATTGATACAACAGGAAGAAGCAGTAAAAATGCAATGCAGATTTCTGAGTTAAGAGCTTTTGTACAAAAGGCGAATCCTGATCATGTCGATATGGTAATAAGTGCAACTACTAAAAATAGTGATATTAAAAGTATATTAAAAGGTTATGCAGAACTTGATTTTGATAATATAATTATTACAAAACTTGATGAAACTACAGTATATGGGTCTCTATATAATATAGCAAAATTATCGAATAAACCAGTTAGTTTTATTACTATTGGACAAAATGTACCAGATGATATAATGGTACCAACCAAGGAAAAGATTGCAAGTTTCATCCTAGGGGAGGAAATTATATGCTAG
- a CDS encoding flagellar hook-basal body complex protein: MLRFMYSGISGMKVNQTKLDVIGNNITNVSTTAFKSSSVRFKDMLYQNAGEATAPTSALGGTNAKQVGLGAQVSSINKLMGQGNALATGRSLDVCIDGDGYLVVAKGDITGGITITPADGLSTTNPTSVTGTLSETLFTRDGNLTLDYQGNLLTADGHRVMGYYMTSATNTGGTASTPSLAYNSTSGVIEAAYVNADMKDLKTSDNTMRPLAIPDSVKVGTVNDPVKKYEIGSDGVITCVLGSGKRAAIGQIAMASFKNPEGLTDLGGNMSLNSSNSGPTVYKNGKVDATTKTATTPDNSAGYGSLIQGALEGSNVDLTEQFTDMITASKSFQAASKLISTGDEILTTITGLVR, translated from the coding sequence ATGTTAAGATTTATGTATTCTGGAATAAGCGGAATGAAGGTTAATCAAACTAAATTAGATGTTATTGGTAATAATATAACAAATGTATCAACAACAGCATTTAAGTCTTCAAGTGTAAGATTTAAGGACATGCTATACCAAAATGCTGGAGAAGCAACTGCACCAACTTCAGCTCTTGGAGGTACAAATGCTAAGCAAGTAGGTCTTGGGGCACAGGTTTCAAGCATTAATAAATTAATGGGACAAGGTAATGCACTAGCAACCGGAAGAAGCCTTGATGTATGTATAGATGGTGACGGATATTTAGTAGTTGCTAAAGGTGATATAACAGGTGGTATAACTATTACTCCTGCCGATGGACTTTCTACAACGAATCCAACAAGTGTTACTGGTACTCTTTCTGAAACTTTGTTTACAAGAGATGGAAATCTAACATTGGATTACCAAGGAAATTTATTAACTGCTGATGGACATAGAGTTATGGGATATTATATGACTAGTGCGACAAATACTGGTGGAACAGCTAGTACTCCAAGTTTAGCATATAATTCTACTAGTGGCGTTATAGAAGCTGCTTATGTAAATGCAGATATGAAAGATTTAAAAACAAGTGATAATACAATGAGACCTTTAGCAATACCAGACAGTGTTAAAGTTGGAACTGTAAATGATCCAGTAAAAAAATATGAAATAGGATCAGATGGAGTTATTACTTGTGTACTTGGAAGTGGTAAAAGAGCTGCAATAGGTCAAATTGCTATGGCAAGTTTTAAAAACCCAGAAGGCTTAACTGATCTTGGAGGAAACATGAGTTTAAATTCTTCAAACTCAGGGCCAACTGTTTATAAAAATGGAAAAGTTGATGCAACAACAAAAACTGCCACAACACCAGATAATTCAGCTGGATATGGATCTTTAATTCAAGGTGCTCTTGAAGGATCAAATGTAGATTTAACAGAACAATTTACAGATATGATAACAGCATCTAAGAGTTTCCAAGCTGCGTCAAAGTTAATATCTACAGGAGATGAAATTCTTACAACAATAACAGGTTTAGTTAGATAA